The proteins below are encoded in one region of Rhinolophus sinicus isolate RSC01 linkage group LG07, ASM3656204v1, whole genome shotgun sequence:
- the HHEX gene encoding hematopoietically-expressed homeobox protein HHEX: MQYPHPGPAAGAVGVPLYAPTPLLQPAHPTPFYIEDILGRGPAAPTPTPTLPSPNSSFTSLVSSYRTPVYEPTPIHPAFSHHSAAALAAAYGPGGFGGPLYPFPRTVNDYTHALLRHDPLGKPLLWSPFLQRPLHKRKGGQVRFSNDQTIELEKKFETQKYLSPPERKRLAKMLQLSERQVKTWFQNRRAKWRRLKQENPQSNKKEELESLDDPCDQRPDVPSEQNKGALDSSQCSPSPASQEDLESEISEDSDQEVDIEGDKGYFNAG; the protein is encoded by the exons ATGCAGTATCCGCACCCCGGCCCGGCGGCGGGCGCCGTGGGGGTGCCCTTGTACGCGCCCACGCCGCTGCTGCAGCCCGCGCACCCGACGCCGTTCTACATCGAGGACATCCTGGGCCGCGGGCCAGCCGcgcccacccctacccccacgcTGCCGTCCCCCAACTCTTCCTTCACCAGCCTCGTGTCCTCCTACCGGACCCCGGTGTACGAACCCACGCCGATCCACCCCGCCTTCTCGCACCACTCCGCCGCCGCTCTGGCCGCAGCCTATGGACCCGGCGGCTTCGGGGGCCCTCTGTACCCCTTCCCGCGGACGGTGAACGACTACACACACGCCCTGCTCCGCCACGACCCTCTGG GCAAACCTCTGCTCTGGAGCCCGTTCTTGCAGAGGCCTCTGCATAAAAGGAAAGGCGGCCAGGTGAGGTTCTCCAACGATCAGACTATAGAGCTGGAGAAGAAGTTCGAGACCCAGAAATACCTCTCCCCACCGGAGAGGAAGCGTCTGGCCAAGATGCTACAACTTAGCGAGAGACAG GTCAAAACCTGGTTTCAGAATCGTCGCGCTAAATGGCGAAGACTAAAACAG GAGAACCCtcaaagcaataaaaaggaagaactgGAAAGTTTGGACGATCCCTGTGACCAGAGGCCAGACGTGCCCAGTGAACAGAATAAAGGTGCTTTGGATAGCTCTCAATGTTCGCCTTCCCCTGCCTCTCAGGAAGACCTTGAATCAGAGATTTCAGAGGATTCTGATCAGGAAGTGGACATTGAGGGCGATAAAGGCTATTTTAATGCTGGATGA